GCCGCCGAGTGCCCGGGCGCTCCTGGCGCGCTTCGACGCGCGCTCGGCTCACTACGAGGTGCGCGAGGAGCAGTCGGGCCGCCCTGCGGCGTGACGGCGCGGCCGGTACGGGCGCCCTGCTGCCTAACGCACCCCCGGCGCCGCGCGCGGGTCGGCCATGACCTCGACGAGGTTGCCGTCGGGGTCGCGGACCGCGGCCTCGTAGTAGCCGTCGCCCGTCTCGCGCGGGCCCGAGAGCACGGGCACCCCGGCCGCGCGCAGCCGCGCGACGAGCGCGTCCACGGCCGCGCGGTCGCCGACGGCGAGCGCGAGGTGGGCGTAGCCGATCGATTCGCCGCGCGCCGGCGCGGCGAGGTCCACCGCGGCGAGGTCCGGGGCGGTCATCAGCTCCAGCCGAGCGCCCGGCGCGTCGTCCGGCCCCGGCGCGGGGAAGCGGAGGAAGTACGAGAGGAAGCCCGGCCGGCGCGCGCTCGCGTAGCGCGGCCCCGCGACGGCGCCGAAGTGGGTGACGTAGAACGCCCGGAGGCGCTCCAGGCTGTCCGCGTCGCGCGTCCAGACGGCGAGGTGCTCGAGGCGCACGGTCGGTCAGCCGCCGAGGACGCGGCCTAACGCCGCGCCGTCCAGCCGGTGCCCGCCGGGGTAGCGGACGACCTCGTACGCCACGCCCGCGTCCGCCAGCCGCGCCTCCTGCTCGGCGACCGCGGCCGGCGTCGCGAACTCGTCGGCGTCGCCCGCGACGAGCGTGAGGCGCGCGCCCCGCAGCGCGTCGCCGTCCGGGCCGGCGAGGTCGAAGTCGTGCGGCACCGCGCCGCCCCAGAGCACGACGCGGGCGGGCGGCGCGAGCCCGTCGGCGTGGCGGTGCGCGGCCCAGCGGCACGCGGTCGCGGTCCCCTGCGAGAAGCCGAGCACGGCGAGCGGCGCGCCGGCGAGGTCGACGGCGGCTGCCTCGGTCGCGGCGTCGAGCGCGCGGTCGAGGTAGCGCACGTAGTCGCCGATCTCGTTCAGCCGGTCCTCGCGCGTCATCCACGTCGCGCCGACGCGTGGCGCGCCGTTCGCGCCGCCCCCGCCGGGGGCGCCGCCCGGCGCGGGAAGGTAGAAGCGGGAGAGCGCCTCGGGCGCGACGACGAGGTGGGCCGCCGCGTGGGGCGCGAAGTGGCGCGCGAAGTACTCCGCGAGCTGGCCGTAGCCGTGCAGCGCGAGCCACACCGCGCGCGTCGCGGGGCCGCCGCCGAGCGTGTAGTACCGCGCGGTGCGCGGCACCTCGACGTGGTGGACGCGGGGCGCGTCGACCGTCGGCGCGTCGGGCCCGCTCACGAACCGCCGAGGTACGCGACCGCGGTGACCTCGACGAGGATCCCGCGGAGCGCCGCGCCGACTACCGTGCGCGTGGGGTACGGCGGGGCCAGCGTCTCCCGGTAGACGGCGTCGAACGCGGCCCAGTCGCCGACGTCGGCGAGGTGGACGGTCACGCTCACGACGTCAGCCATCGACGCGCCCGCGGCCGCGAGCACGCCGGCGACGTTGGCGAGCGTCTGCCGCGTCTGCGCGCGCACGTCGCCCTCGCCGACGAGCGCGCCCGTGCGCGGGTCGCGCGGCACCTGCCCCGAGACGAAGACGAACGGGCCGGCGCGGACGCCCGGGGAGTACGCGCCCTTGGGCGGCGGCGCGGGCCGGCCGGCGGCGTCGGGGGCGAGCGCGACGGGGGTCCAGCGGCGGGCGGCGGGGGCGGAGTGGGGGGCGGTCACGGGTTGCGGGGCGTTGGGGAACGCACGGCTTGCCGGCGGCCGCGCGCGGGTGTCATATCCTGTGCGATGCCTCTATACCTGGAGCAGCTCGAGACCCCGGCGCCGCTCGTCGACCTCGACCGGCTGGCGCTCAACCTCGACCGCATGGCCGCGTACTGCGCCATGCACGGCTTCGGCCTGCGCCCGCACGTGAAGACGCACAAGTCGCCCCGCATCGCGGCCGAACAGCTGCGGCTGGGCGCGGGGGGCGTCACGTGCGCGACCGTGCGCGAGGCGGAGGTGATGGCGGAGCTCACGGACGACGTACTCCTCGCCTACCCGCTCGTCGGGATGACGGCGCTCAGGCGGCTGACGAACCTCGCGCCGAGCGTGCGCATCACGGTCGCGCTCGACTCGGAGCGCGCGGCCGCGCAGCTCGCGGCGGCGGCCTCGGAGATCGGGCGCACGGTGGGCGTGCTCGTCGAACTCGACGTCGGCATGCGGCGCACGGGGGTGCGGGACGGGGCCGCGGCGGTCGCGCTGGCGACGTACGTCGCCGACCAGACCGCGCTGCGCTTCGACGGGCTGGCATTCTACCCCGGGCACGTGCGCCAGACAATCGCGCACCAGGCGCCGGCGATGGGCGACGTGGCACGGCACGTGGCCGCGGCGGTGCGCGCGCTCGAGGCCGTGGGGCTGCCGCCGCGCATCGTGAGCGGCGGCTCGACGCCCGCCGCGTGGCGCATGCACGAGATCCCGCAGCTCACCGAGGTGCGGCCGGGGACGTACGTCTACAACGACCGCGTCACGGCCGCGATCGGCGCGTGCGAGTGGGACGAGTGCGCGTTCTCGGTGCTCGCCACGGTGGTGAGCACGGCGGTGCCGGGGCAGGCCGTGGTCGACGCGGGCACCAAGGCGTTAGGCCGCGAGCCGATCGACGCCGCCCGGGTCGCGGACGGCGAAGCCGACGGCGACGGGGGCGCCTGGGAGCGCGGCGTCGCGGGCGCCCGGGTCGACGGCTTCGGCGCGCTCGTCGACCGCCCCGAGGTCGTCGTCAGCCGGATGAGCGAGGAGCACGGCATCCTCGACCTGTCGCGCACGGACTGGCGCCCCGAGGTCGGCGAGCAGGTGCGCGTGGTGCCGAACCACGCGTGCGTCGCGGTCGCGCTCAACGACATGATGTTCGGCGTGCGCGACGACGTCGTCGAGACGCGCTGGCCGGTCGCGGCGCGCGGCCGCGTCGCGCCGGAGGCCGTGCCGGGGTGGTGACCGGGTGACGACGGGCGCTCCGGTGGTCCGCCGCATCCTCCTCTCGGACAGCGACGCCTTCTTCACGCAGTGCGCGCGCGCGGCCGACCCCGAGGGCGCCGGGCGCGCCCGCCTGCTCATCGTCGGCGGCTCGGCCGCGGGGCGCGGCGTCGTCACCTCGGCGAGCTACGAGGCGCGCGCGTACGGCGTGCGCGCCGGCATGCCCACCGCGATGGCGGTCCGCCGCTGCCCGGGCGCGATGGTCGTCCCCGTGCCCAAGGACGTCGTCGGCCGCACGAGCCGCGCGATCTTCGCCGCGCTCGCGCGCTTCGCGCCGGTGTTCGAACCCGCGAGCGTCGACGAGGCGTACCTCGACCTCACGGGCACCGAGGCGGTCTACGGCGGCGAGCCGCTCGCGGCCACCGCGCGCCGGATCCGCCGCGCGGTGCTCGACGAGACGGGCTTCTCGGTGTCGTTAGGCGGCGGGACGTCCAAGCTCGTCGCGAAGATGGCCGCCGAGGCCGCGAAGCCCAAGCCCGGCACCGGCGCCGACGGCGTGCACGTGGTCGCGCCCGGCGGCGAGGCCGAGTTCATGCGCCGCTTCGCGCTCGGCGACATCCCGGGCGTGGGGCCGGTGTTCGCCGAGCGGCTCGCGCGACTCGGGCTCCGCACCGTGGACGACGCGCGCGCGGTCGACCGCGCCGCGCTCGAAGGGCTGCTCGGCGCGCGCGGCGGCGGGTGGCTGTGGGAGCGGGTGCGCGGGATCGACGCGCGCCCCGTCGCGCCGCGGGCGCGCGCGAAGTCGCACTCGCGCGAGGACACCTTCCCGCGCGACGTCGCCGACGACGCCGTGCTCGTGGGCGAGCTGCTGCGGCTCGCCGAGCACGTGGTGGACGACCTGCGCGCGGACGGGCTCACGGCGCGGCGGGTGGTCGTGAAGCTCAAGAGCGCGGAGTTCGCCGTGCGGTCGGGCTCACAGACGCTCGCCGAGCCGGTCGAGACCACTGGGGCGGTCGTGCCCGTGGTGCGCGCGCTGTTCGCGAGGCTGCGGATGGGTTGGCGGCCGCCGCTCCGGCTCGTCGGCGTGGGGCTGGAAGTGCTCGCGCCGACCGCGGAGCGCGCGGCGCAGCTGTCGATCTTCGACGCGCTGCCGGAAGCCGGCGGGAACGCGGCTGGTACCACCGTCGGCCGCGAGACCGAGCGCGACCGGAAGCTCGCGGGCGCGCTCGACGCGATCCGGGCGAAGTACGGCCGCGGGAGCATCGGGCTCGCGCCGGGTGGCGGCCCGCCGGTCGGGCGGTCGTAGCCGGGCCCGTGTAAATTCCGCGGCGTTTCGCGCCTCCTCCCCTCACGTCCCGAACTGCCGGCCCCATGGCGTCTCCTCCCGTCCTCCCGCCTAACCGCCACGTGCCGTACAAGAAGGGCGGCTGGGGCGCCGCGCTCGGCACCATCCTCGCGGCCGTCGGCTTCTGGACGGCGGCGTGGGCGATCCACCACAAGACGTTCCGCGAGCCGACCGACGTGATGATGCGCCAGGTCGGCGAGGACGCGGACCGCACGAGCGCGAACAACGCCGGGCCGGTGCCGGGCGCGCCGACGCACGGCGGGACGGCGCCGGGGGCGAACGGCTCGGCGACGAAGGGCGCGCGGTAGGGCCGGTCGCCCGACCGGCCCAACGGCAGGCGGGCGGCGCGTCCGCCGGCCGACAGAGACGCTCCATCGCGCCCTTCGGGTCGATGCGGCGGATGGCGGGCTCGTCGCCCGCGTCCGCGGTGCGCTCGATGAGGGCGATCACCTGCGGCGGGGTCAGGGCGGGATCGACGGCGAGGAGCCTGGCCGCGAGGTTGGAGACCGCGGGGGCGGCCATCGAGGTGCCCGACTCCCGGACCTTGGCCCCGCCGGGGACGACGCTCTCGACCAGTAAGCCGTTGGCGTACACGCCGACGTTCGTGCCGGTGCTCGTGAAGCTGGTCCGCCCGCCCGCCTGGTCGACCGCGCCCACGACGAGGAGGTTGGGCAGGACGAACGACGACGGGATCGTCTCCTCGAAGGCGTTGTCCGAGTCGTTGTTGCCGGCGATGGTCACGAACAGGATCTCGGGCGCGCTCTTGAGCGCCGCGTACATCCCGTCGCGTTCGACGTCGAAGTAGTGTCGGGCGAGGCGTCGGCGTTCCTCGGCGGTCTTGCCGATGCCGTTCTTCTCCAGCACCGCCTCGTACACGAACGGCGCGTCCCACCAGCTCATGTTGACGACGCGGACCCGGTGCGCCCGCAGCCACGCGACGACCTCCCCGTACATCGCCGCCGTGCGGCGCTGGATTTCGTCGGTCGGCGGCGTGGGCACGGGCTTGTTGTCGTAGGTCATCCGCACCGAAACCAGGCGGATCGCGGGGTTGCCACGCGCGGCGATGCCGGCGACGTGCGTGCCGTGCATGTAGCCGCCGAGCGTCGCCGCGCGCTCCATGAAGCGCTGCATCGCCTGCGGGGTCATTCCGGCCAGCTTCTGGCGCGGGGCGGCCGCCGCGGGGCCGTCGGTGCCGTTCTGCAAGTCCGAGATGCCGGCCTTGTCGGCGATCATTTGCGGGTAGGCCGCGCTGTCCTCGGCCGAGAGCGGGATCAGCGCGCCCGTCGTCGGCCGCGCCTCGACGTCGTACGCGGGGCCGTCGACGGGGCGGCCGTCGGCGCCGGTGAGGAGCTGGCCGGGGAACAGGGTGCGGTCGATCCCCGAGTCCCAGATCGCGACCGCGACGGGCGTCAGCCGCGCCGCCGGGGGGAGCACGGCCTCGCGCGCGGGCCAGATATCGGGTTTGGGCCCGCCGGCGTGTTTGCGGATGTAGGCGTCGGTCGCCGCCACGATCTCCGCCCGGCAGGGCACGATCACGTCCATGTTGGTGCGTGCGGCCATGAGCGCCCACGCCGGGTCGTTGGACAGCGCGTGCGCGCGGTTCAGGACGGGCTGCACCTGCGGCGCCACGAAGCCGGTCACGAAGCTCGGCGTCGCGACCTGCGCGAAGCCCCGCATTCGCGTCTCGTACACGCCCACCGCTGCCCACGGCAGCGAGTCGAGGTGGCGCGCGTACGTCGCCCCGAAGCCGCGCGGGCACACGCCGGGCGCCTCGCCGCCCGCGAGCCGGGCTTCGAGGAAGGCCCGCGGCGCGAGCCCGGCGGTGAGCCGGGCCTCGAGCAGTCGGCGGAGCAGCGCGGCGTCCACGATCTGATAACGCTCGAGGATGCGGGCGATGTCGGCCCGCATCGGCGCGACCGTCGCCTCGAACGCCGCCGGCGGCGCGGTGAGCACGTCGGCGGCCGACCCCTGCACGGGGTAGGACGCGCGCGGCAGGTCGTCGACCGAGCGGACCACCCCACCGTGCGTTGGGCCGCCGCGGTGCGCGCGAGGGACAGTCCGGCGGTCAGCACGCCGAGTGAATGGCGAAGGGTCCTCACGCTGTTGGCTCCCGTTTCAGGTTCGTGAGTCGTGAACGGCGGGTCAACGCCGCCGCCGTGCGACGCCGGCAATCCCCAGAGCGCCGGCGCCCACCAGCGCCCACGTCGCGGGCTCGGGGGCGGTGGTCGCGCCGACCGGCGTGATCGCCACCGAGACCCCGCCGGCGTTGTCCGCCGGGTAGTAGTCGAGGATGTAGAAGTCGAGCGTCGTCGTCGCGGCGAGGGTAAAGGTGTCGGTGAAGCCCGCGGTCGAGGTACCCGGGAGGAGCCGCGCGCCGTCGTAGGTCTGGACCCCCGTCGCGCCCGCGGCGGCGGCCTGCGTCGCGTACGTCTGGCCGATGTAGTCCTCGAGCACGATGGTGCCCGTCGCGGCGTCGGCCGCGCCGAAGCTCCACAGCCACGGGCTGTTGTAGGTCCACGCGGTGAAGGTCGGGTTCGCCCCGGGCAGCGCGCCGCTCGCGGTCGCCGCGTTCGTAACGGCGTACGTGCCCGGGCCGAAGGTGCGCTGGATCCGGGCACCGACGAATCCGGTGGTTAGGCCCGGCGCCGCCGCCGCGTAGGCGGAGCAGGCCGTGCACCCGGACTTGGTCGCGTCGATGTTGACGACCGTCTGCGCGCGCGCCGCGGCGGCGCCGAGCAAGAGGGCGAGGGTGGCGGACGACGTGGTCCGCGCGGGACGGCGGTGGAACATGGTCGTGTGGGGCTGAGCGTGAGGAGGTCGACTACCGGGACGCCGCCGGTGCGGGACTCCCGGCTGCTGCTGGTCCTCCCCGTACTGCGGAATCGGCGGCGGAACCGGCTCAGCGCCGATCGCCCGCGGCGCCCGGCGGGCCTGTATTGACGTCCGCTCTCGTGACTCGCTATTGTCGCGCTGCACCGATAGGCCGCCGCGCGCGAGAGGCCGTCGCCACGATGACCGAGGACGGGTTGCATGCCGGACGACGGGCGAGGCTCCGCGCACGCGTCGCTCCCCGACATGGCCGGCACGGACGCACCGACCCCGTGGGTGACCGATCAGCTGCGCGCGTGGGGCGCGGGCGACCGGGCGGCGCTCGACGCCGTGCTGCCGGTCATCTACGCCGAGTTACGCCGTCAGGCCGTGCGCGCGATGCGCCGCGAGGGCGACGGGCACACGCTCAGCGCGACGGCCCTGGTGCACGAGGTTTACCTGCGGCTCGCGCCGCGACCCGGGGAGACGTGGCGGGACCGCGCACAGTTCTTCGGCGCGGCCGCCCACCTGATGCGGCAGGTCCTCGTCGACTACGCGCGCACCCGGCTGGCGGCCAAGCGCGGGGGCGGCGCGTGGCGCGTCACCCTCGGTCACGCCGCGGACGTCGCGGCCGACGAGACCGCTGCGGACGGCGCGGCCGACGTCCTCGCCGTCCACGTGGCGCTCGAGCGCCTGGCCGCCTTCGACCCCGCCAAGGCGCGGCTCGTGGAGGTGCGGTACTTCGGCGGCCTCACGCTCGAGGAGACGGCCGTCGTGCTCGAGGTCTCGCTGGCCACGGTCAAACGCGAGTGGGCGGTCGCCCGGGCGTGGCTCCGGCGGGAGCTCGCCCCACCGTGACCCCCGAGAATTACCCGCGGGCGCGACGCCGGGCACGACGCCGTGCGCGGCCACGGGACGACGTTGGTGTGATGACGTCGGCGCGATGACCCCGGAGCGGTGGCGCGCGGTCGACCGCGTCGTACAGGGCGCGCTCGACCGCGCGCCCGCCGAACGCCCCGCGTTCGTCGACGCGGCGTGCGCGGGCGACGCGGCGTTACGCGCCGAGGTGACGTCCCTGCTCGCCGCGGCGGACGCGGGCGCGACCACGGGGCGCGGGATCGTCGACCGGCCGGCGGCCGCCGCGTTAGGCGCCGCGTTCGGTCCTGCGTTCGGCGCCGATCTCGGCGCCGACGTCGGCGGCGCGTCGACGGACGACGACGAGGCGGCCGGCGGAGACGCCGCGGGCACCCCGACGCGCCTCGCGCTGCTCGCGGCCGCCCTCGCGGACCGGTACGTCCTGGAGCGCGAGGTCGGGCGCGGGGGGATGTCCGTCGTGTACCGCGGCCGCGACGAGCGGCATGCTCGCGTGGTCGCGCTCAAGGTGCTGCGCCCGGGTCTGAGCGCCGCGCTCGGTCGCGCCCGGTTCCAGCGCGAAATCACGACCGCCGCCGGGCTGCAGCATCCGCACATCGTCCCGGTGCTCGACTCGGGTGAGATGCAGGGCGCGCTCTGGTTCGCCATGCCCTACGTGGAGGGCGAGAGCCTGCGACACCGGCTGCGGCGCGAGGACCGTCTCCCGGTCGCCGACGCCGTCCGGATCGCCCGCGCGGTGGCGCTCGCGCTCGATTACGCGCACCGGCGCGGGGTCGTGCACCGCGACGTGAAGCCGGAGAACATCCTGCTGAGCGACGGTCAGGCGCTCGTGGCCGACTTCGGCATCGCGACGGTTCTGAACGCCGCCGCCGGGCCGGGGACGGCGGCCTCCCCCACGCACACTGGCGCCGAGGGCTCGCTCGGCACGCCGGCGTACATGGCGCCCGAGCAAGCCGCCGGGGAGGCGGTGGACGCCCGCACGGACGTCTACGCCCTCGGCCTCGTGTGCTACGAGATGCTCGCCGGGCGGCATCCGTTCGCGGAGGCGACGACCGCGCCCGAGCTCCTTGCCGCACACCTCAACGCGCCACCGCCACCGCTCCGGGGCGTCGCGGCGGCCGTCCCGGCGCCGCTGGCCGGGCTCGTCATGCGGTGCCTGGCGAAGGACCCGGCCCAACGACCGGGCACCGCAGCCGAGCTCGTCGCCGCGCTGGACGCGCTACTCGACGCGTCCCTCGACGCGCGACTCGACGCGGCGTCCCGGGCCGACGGCGTGCCGACGCGCGCGCTGCCATCCACGCGCCGCCGGCGCGCGGCGCCTGCCCTCGCTGGCCTGGCCGCGCTCACACTCGGCGCCGCCCTCGCGTGGCGCGCGCACGCCGGCGCGGCCGCCCGCGTGCGCGGCTCGGACGCTGCCCTGCCGCTCGTGGCGGTGCTGCCGTTCGAGAGCACCGGCGGCAGCGCGGACGGCGTGGCACCCGACCGCGACTTTGCCGACGGCCTGGGCGACGCTATCACGGCCAAGCTCGCCCGGCTCGCGGGACTGCGCGTGATCGACCGCGCGAGCGTGCAGTCGGTCCCGGACGCGGCCGCGCACCCCGAGGCTGCCGGCCGCACGCTCGGGGCCGATTACGTGCTCCGGGCCACGCTCCGCTGGGCTCGCGGCGCCGACGGCCGGCGCCGCGTCCAGGTGAGCCCCGTGCTCGTGCGCGTGGCCGACGGGACCACGCGCTGGGCGGGCGAGCCCGAAGTCGTCATGCCGGCCGACCCGTTCACCGTACAGGGCACGCTCGCCACCGAGGTGGCCGAGGCGCTCGACGTGGCGCTCGCCCCGGCCGAGCGCGCAGGGCTCGCGGCGCGGGCGACGCGCGACACGGCCGCGTTCGCCGCCGTCGAGCGCGGCCGGCGACGCCTGCGGGACGCCACGCTCTCCATGGCGGAGGGGCGCGCGCGGGCGCTCCGGGAGTTCGAGTTCGCCTATCGGCGCGACCCGCAGGACACCGAGGCGTGGGGCGGGGCCGCGGACGTGCTGCTCTACCAGGGGGACGTCGCGGACAGCGTCGCGCTCGTCGACTCGGCGGCGGTGCTGGCCCGACGGGCACTCGCCCTCGACCCGGGCAACGTCGACGCCGTCAACGCGCTCCTCGGCGACGCGTACGCCCACGGCCGCTTCGCGGCCGCGACGGCCGTCGTCGCGCGCGCGGTGCGCACGCGGCCGTCCAGTGCCGAACTCCGCATGCTCTCCGCCAACGAGCGTTACCAGGCGGGGGACACCGCGGCCGCGTGGCCGGCGGTGCTCGAGGCGCTCTGAGTGGCTCCGCGCTCCGACTTCGTCCTGCGACAGGCCTTCGCGGTGGCACTCCTGCTGCGACGGTACGCCGAGGCCGCGGACGTGCTCGCCCGCGAGCGGGCACTCGATCCGGCGGCACCCCGGGTGGAGGCCGCCACCGCGCTGCTGGCCGGGGCCGCCGGCGACAGCGCCGCGGTGGCCCGGGCGCTGCGGGGCTACCGCGCCGCCGGCGGGCGGTGGCGCGCGGGGAGCGTGCCCACGATCGCCGTCCTCCGGCCCCCATTCCAGCTCCTGCGGTTCGCCGACCGGGCCCTCGGCGACACGCTACTCGCCGGCACGCCGGCCGCCTTCGGCGCGCAGAGTGGCGACGACACGCTGCGCGTGGACGAGGAGCAGGCGCAGCTCCTCCTCATACGCGGGGATGCGGTGCACGCGGGGGCGCTGGTCGCCCGCGGACTGCCGCTCGCCCGCCGGCTGTACGCGGCCGCCGCCAACCCGGACCGGCGAGGGACGCTCGCCCTCCCCCTCGCATGGTTCGCCGCCGCGCGCGGGGACGGCGGGACCGCACGCGCCGCCCTGGACGCCTACTCGACCGCGTCCGACGCCGAACTCCGGGCACTTCCGGACGGTTCGAAGAGCGCGGCGCTGACCTGCACGCGGGCGGAGGTGGCGGGGTTGCTCGGCGACGTCGCGGGGCTGCTGCCGCCGCTCCGGCGCTGCCTCACGATGCCCGGCGGCTTCCCCGTCGCGTTCCTTAGGACGGAGCCGGCCTTCGCGCGCCACCGGGCGGACCTGCGTCTACGAGCGCTCGCCGCCGAACTCGCGGCGCCCCGGGCCCGGGGGGCGGCCCGGTAGCCCGGCGCCGGCGGGCGCGGGGCGGCGGGGGCGTCCGTCACGCGTCGCGTTAGGGGCCGGCGCCCGCGCGCCGCCGCGCCATCTCCGCGCGCCGCATCGGCATCGCGTCGATCGTCGGGAAGAGGCGGCCCGCCACGACCGGCGCGTGCGACCGCACCGCGACGTGTCCGTCCTTGCCGACGAGCACCGCGGTGAACCGCCCCGGCTCCGCGCGCAGCCGGCGGCGGAGCTCGGCCGCGTCGGCCGTGCCTAACGGCTGCCCGTCTGCCGTGCTCGCGCCCGACTCGAGCGCGCGCACGACGACGAGGTCGCGCTCGGCGACGCCCGCGGCCCGCTCGCGGAGCGCGGCGTCCTCCGCCGCGAGCGCGGTGTCGGCCGCGGTGGGAGCGAAGAGGATGAGCACGCGCTTCCGGTCGCGATAGCGCGCGAGGTCGAACGGCGCCGCGGCGGGCTGCTGCGCGGCCGCGTTCGTCGCGGCCGCGACGGCGGCGGGGGGGCGCGGGGGCGTCGGCGCGGGAATCATCGGTCGACCCCGGGCGCGCTGGTGTGATGGCGGGTGATGCTGTGACGGGACGCGATGGCCATGTGGGCCGCCGGGGCGAATCGCATGCCCGGCGCCGGTCCATATGGGATGATGCACCGAGACGGGAATGGTTCCCTTCTCTCCGCCGCCGAAGCACGTCCGGTCCCTCACCCCCCGCCCAGCACCAGCACGCCCACGTCGTACAGCGCGTGCGTCCACGCCGTGATCCCGAACCCGCGCAGCAAGTACAGCGCGCTGAAGAACAGCCCCGCGATCGTGCGGAACACGAAGCTCTCGAGCGTCAGCCGGTCG
The Gemmatimonadetes bacterium T265 genome window above contains:
- the dinP gene encoding DNA polymerase IV is translated as MTTGAPVVRRILLSDSDAFFTQCARAADPEGAGRARLLIVGGSAAGRGVVTSASYEARAYGVRAGMPTAMAVRRCPGAMVVPVPKDVVGRTSRAIFAALARFAPVFEPASVDEAYLDLTGTEAVYGGEPLAATARRIRRAVLDETGFSVSLGGGTSKLVAKMAAEAAKPKPGTGADGVHVVAPGGEAEFMRRFALGDIPGVGPVFAERLARLGLRTVDDARAVDRAALEGLLGARGGGWLWERVRGIDARPVAPRARAKSHSREDTFPRDVADDAVLVGELLRLAEHVVDDLRADGLTARRVVVKLKSAEFAVRSGSQTLAEPVETTGAVVPVVRALFARLRMGWRPPLRLVGVGLEVLAPTAERAAQLSIFDALPEAGGNAAGTTVGRETERDRKLAGALDAIRAKYGRGSIGLAPGGGPPVGRS
- a CDS encoding esterase; protein product: MSGPDAPTVDAPRVHHVEVPRTARYYTLGGGPATRAVWLALHGYGQLAEYFARHFAPHAAAHLVVAPEALSRFYLPAPGGAPGGGGANGAPRVGATWMTREDRLNEIGDYVRYLDRALDAATEAAAVDLAGAPLAVLGFSQGTATACRWAAHRHADGLAPPARVVLWGGAVPHDFDLAGPDGDALRGARLTLVAGDADEFATPAAVAEQEARLADAGVAYEVVRYPGGHRLDGAALGRVLGG
- a CDS encoding DNA-directed RNA polymerase sigma-70 factor produces the protein MPDDGRGSAHASLPDMAGTDAPTPWVTDQLRAWGAGDRAALDAVLPVIYAELRRQAVRAMRREGDGHTLSATALVHEVYLRLAPRPGETWRDRAQFFGAAAHLMRQVLVDYARTRLAAKRGGGAWRVTLGHAADVAADETAADGAADVLAVHVALERLAAFDPAKARLVEVRYFGGLTLEETAVVLEVSLATVKREWAVARAWLRRELAPP
- a CDS encoding alanine racemase, with amino-acid sequence MPLYLEQLETPAPLVDLDRLALNLDRMAAYCAMHGFGLRPHVKTHKSPRIAAEQLRLGAGGVTCATVREAEVMAELTDDVLLAYPLVGMTALRRLTNLAPSVRITVALDSERAAAQLAAAASEIGRTVGVLVELDVGMRRTGVRDGAAAVALATYVADQTALRFDGLAFYPGHVRQTIAHQAPAMGDVARHVAAAVRALEAVGLPPRIVSGGSTPAAWRMHEIPQLTEVRPGTYVYNDRVTAAIGACEWDECAFSVLATVVSTAVPGQAVVDAGTKALGREPIDAARVADGEADGDGGAWERGVAGARVDGFGALVDRPEVVVSRMSEEHGILDLSRTDWRPEVGEQVRVVPNHACVAVALNDMMFGVRDDVVETRWPVAARGRVAPEAVPGW
- a CDS encoding glyoxalase, translating into MRLEHLAVWTRDADSLERLRAFYVTHFGAVAGPRYASARRPGFLSYFLRFPAPGPDDAPGARLELMTAPDLAAVDLAAPARGESIGYAHLALAVGDRAAVDALVARLRAAGVPVLSGPRETGDGYYEAAVRDPDGNLVEVMADPRAAPGVR